AGCATTTACCATTATGGCATCCACGCCGGATTCCATTCCGGTGGTAATTACAGCCTTGCGTTCATCCCAGTTGCCTTCATCGGCTTTGATCCAGATTATCTTGTTATTCATAATGAGCACGTCCGCAAGCACAGAAAACAATCTCTGTTTATTTCAGCATTTCCAGTGCTTCTTCAACTGACTTTTTGTAGTGCACTATCTCTGTAATTGCTTTTGTAATTTTTGTAGGGTTCTCGTGCTGGAATACATTCCTTCCTATCGCAACACCCCTGGCTCCTCCTTCCATGGCACCTTGGATCATCTGGAGGAACTCTTCATCGGTATTTGTCTTTGGTCCGCCTGCAATCACTATTGGCACAGGACATCCCTGGACTACGTCCTTGAATGTATCAACATCTCCTGTGTAAAGTGTCTTGACAACGTCTGCACCAAGCTCTGCACCTACTCTGGCAACATGGGCTATAAGCTCGGAGTCGTGCGGGTTTGTGATGTCCTTTCCACGTGGGTACATCATTGCAAGAAGTGGCATTCCCCAGTAGTTGCATTCTTCGGATACGCTTCCAAGTTTCTGAAGCTGGTCTGCCTCGGTCTCAGAACCAACGTTCACATGGATTGAAACTGCATCTGCTCCCATTTTCATGACTTCTTCTACAGAGCATACCTGGACTTTGTTGTTAGGGTCAGGTCCAAGGATGGTTGATGCGCTCATGTGAACAATGAGTCCTACATCATGTCCGTATCCCCTGTGTCCGTAGTTTACAATACCTTTCTGCATGAGAACTGCATCTGCGCCGCCTTCAGCAACTTTGTTGATGGTGTCAGCCACATTGATAAGACCTTTTATAGGTCCGTCAGATATTCCGTGGTCCATTGGTATGATTACCATGTTCCT
The sequence above is a segment of the uncultured Methanolobus sp. genome. Coding sequences within it:
- a CDS encoding 2-amino-3,7-dideoxy-D-threo-hept-6-ulosonate synthase, with product MTEIGKKIRIERIMHRDSRNMVIIPMDHGISDGPIKGLINVADTINKVAEGGADAVLMQKGIVNYGHRGYGHDVGLIVHMSASTILGPDPNNKVQVCSVEEVMKMGADAVSIHVNVGSETEADQLQKLGSVSEECNYWGMPLLAMMYPRGKDITNPHDSELIAHVARVGAELGADVVKTLYTGDVDTFKDVVQGCPVPIVIAGGPKTNTDEEFLQMIQGAMEGGARGVAIGRNVFQHENPTKITKAITEIVHYKKSVEEALEMLK